A window of Chitinophagales bacterium contains these coding sequences:
- a CDS encoding outer membrane beta-barrel protein produces the protein MRYRLPAFCIGLLFSFSAFSQKSQLSGVILDSFEKKNLGDAVVSLVNKKDSTLYRFVRTKTDGSFSFQSLDTGNFYLYIHYPKYVDHVEDIRLGAGEMLNLGSIPVIPASKLLEEVIVKQNRAIRMRGDTIEYTADSFKVRDGASVKDLLRVMPGLQVDNKGQVTAQGQKVEKVLVDGEEFFGDDPAVVIENLRADAIDKVQSFDKKSEQAEFTGVDDGSRSKTLNLVLKEDKKKGYFGKVVIGGGTEERYSEEAMLNFFKGKKKFSVYGIASNTGKTGLGWQDRNKFGEGDDFGDATVEMGAGFIMISSDGDDDFGDWSNRYYDEGIPRTFKAGAHYSNKWLKDQQNMNLNYTIRDIKNEAIGNSLTKYILPDSAYYSRENHKSGSQETRQLASGLYDIKIDSLASIRFKLNAKKERKTGATLSNTLSQDEDLNLVNDNKIDNSSESTNEAYLASLLWRQKFTKKGRTLSLSLSHKYNEGNSTGFLFSTTDFYSGSANPYLRDTVDQFKSNFSKTLTTNSKLVYTEPAGKKALVEFNYAFSRIGSDADRRSFDKVNGKYTGLNQEFSNKYSLNYHSNSAGFKYQYNGKKLVANIGTNLGLARYEQFDSLGKKVNDLKYTNLFPTSRITYKMAAQRSLNLTYSGSPQPPSLDQVNPIRENTNSLFIQEGNPDLEQAFRHSVSLFFSDFKLLTGRNIWINGSFSSTNNAIVSSQVTVNGVTTQKYINTNGNFDYYFYSSYGFKLKKTELNLGVNLQTNGGRFVNFVNGISNTSNNNTTGLSFSVYTYKEDKYDFNANVGYNLNTSQSSINPNKLSFWSQDHNASVNVYITKRLRIGSDVNFYLREKTDAFDGNNNFTVWGATLNYQVFKKKNGEFRLEMNDILNQRRGFEREFTLNRVYERNFNQLGRYGMLSFVWNFTKQPGTTK, from the coding sequence ATGAGATACCGTCTGCCGGCCTTCTGTATAGGCCTCCTTTTTTCCTTTTCTGCCTTCTCTCAAAAATCACAGTTATCCGGAGTCATTTTGGACAGTTTTGAAAAGAAAAACCTGGGTGATGCCGTCGTTTCCCTTGTCAACAAGAAGGATTCCACGCTTTACCGGTTTGTACGAACCAAAACCGATGGTTCTTTTTCCTTTCAAAGTTTGGATACAGGTAATTTCTACCTATATATTCATTATCCGAAATATGTTGATCATGTGGAGGATATCCGTCTTGGAGCTGGCGAAATGCTCAATTTAGGGTCCATTCCCGTCATTCCAGCCAGTAAATTACTTGAGGAGGTGATCGTGAAGCAAAACCGGGCGATCCGAATGCGTGGGGACACCATTGAATACACGGCTGACAGTTTCAAGGTTAGAGACGGGGCATCGGTAAAAGACCTTCTCCGGGTGATGCCGGGACTACAGGTAGATAATAAAGGCCAGGTAACGGCTCAGGGTCAGAAAGTAGAGAAAGTGCTGGTGGATGGGGAAGAATTCTTTGGGGATGACCCGGCTGTGGTAATAGAGAACCTGCGGGCCGATGCCATTGATAAGGTTCAATCCTTTGATAAAAAAAGTGAGCAGGCGGAATTTACAGGTGTCGATGACGGAAGTCGGTCAAAAACACTTAACCTGGTGCTGAAAGAAGATAAGAAAAAGGGCTATTTCGGCAAGGTGGTTATTGGGGGTGGAACCGAGGAACGATATTCTGAAGAGGCCATGCTGAACTTTTTTAAGGGGAAAAAGAAATTTTCCGTGTATGGAATCGCTTCCAATACGGGTAAGACCGGTTTGGGCTGGCAGGACAGGAACAAGTTTGGCGAAGGAGATGATTTTGGCGATGCGACCGTGGAAATGGGTGCCGGTTTCATCATGATCAGCAGTGACGGGGATGATGATTTTGGGGATTGGTCAAATCGGTATTATGATGAAGGGATTCCCCGTACATTCAAAGCAGGAGCACACTATTCGAACAAGTGGCTGAAAGACCAGCAGAATATGAACCTGAACTATACAATTCGGGATATTAAGAACGAGGCCATTGGAAATTCGCTGACAAAATACATTCTACCTGATTCCGCCTATTATTCCCGCGAAAACCACAAAAGTGGTTCTCAGGAAACCAGGCAACTCGCCAGTGGGTTATATGATATCAAGATCGATTCTTTGGCTTCCATTCGGTTCAAGCTGAATGCCAAAAAGGAAAGAAAAACAGGGGCTACCCTTTCAAATACATTATCACAGGATGAAGACCTGAACCTGGTCAATGATAACAAAATTGATAACTCATCCGAGTCGACCAACGAAGCCTACCTGGCCAGTTTACTATGGAGGCAGAAGTTTACCAAAAAAGGGAGGACACTTTCCCTTTCGCTTTCACATAAGTACAATGAAGGAAATTCGACCGGGTTCCTTTTTTCCACAACGGATTTTTATAGTGGCTCTGCCAATCCCTATCTCCGTGATACCGTGGACCAGTTCAAATCGAATTTTTCCAAAACCCTTACCACCAATTCCAAATTGGTGTACACCGAACCTGCCGGAAAGAAAGCACTGGTTGAATTCAACTACGCGTTTAGCCGTATCGGCAGTGATGCCGACCGCCGGAGTTTTGATAAAGTAAACGGGAAATATACTGGGCTCAATCAGGAATTCAGCAATAAATACAGCCTGAATTATCATTCCAACAGCGCCGGGTTCAAGTATCAGTATAACGGGAAGAAACTCGTAGCGAATATTGGAACCAATTTGGGTCTGGCCCGATATGAGCAATTTGATTCTTTGGGAAAAAAGGTAAATGACCTGAAATATACCAACCTCTTCCCTACCAGCCGGATAACCTATAAGATGGCGGCCCAGCGCAGCCTGAACCTGACCTACTCTGGTTCTCCTCAACCACCCAGTTTGGACCAGGTCAACCCCATTCGTGAGAATACCAATTCCTTGTTCATTCAGGAAGGGAACCCCGATCTGGAACAGGCCTTCCGGCATAGTGTGTCTCTGTTCTTTAGTGATTTTAAGCTGTTGACCGGTAGAAATATCTGGATCAATGGTTCCTTTAGTTCTACCAATAATGCCATTGTTAGCAGTCAGGTTACGGTCAACGGTGTTACCACACAGAAGTACATTAACACCAATGGCAATTTTGATTATTATTTTTACAGCTCCTATGGTTTCAAATTGAAGAAGACAGAATTGAACCTGGGTGTTAACCTGCAAACAAATGGGGGCCGGTTTGTGAATTTTGTGAATGGTATTTCAAATACCAGTAATAACAATACAACCGGGCTGTCTTTTAGTGTTTATACATATAAGGAAGACAAATATGATTTCAATGCCAATGTGGGATATAATTTAAATACATCCCAGTCAAGCATTAATCCAAACAAACTCAGCTTCTGGAGTCAGGACCATAATGCAAGTGTCAACGTTTATATTACGAAAAGACTGAGGATCGGCTCTGATGTGAATTTCTATCTCCGTGAAAAAACGGATGCTTTTGACGGGAATAATAACTTCACTGTTTGGGGAGCCACTTTGAATTATCAGGTATTTAAGAAGAAGAACGGCGAGTTCCGACTGGAAATGAATGATATCCTGAATCAGCGTCGTGGTTTTGAGAGGGAGTTCACCCTGAACCGAGTATATGAAAGGAACTTCAATCAATTGGGACGATATGGCATGCTGAGCTTTGTATGGAATTTTACTAAACAACCTGGAACAACAAAATAA
- a CDS encoding GLPGLI family protein: MRTRILLILFLAFSLEGMAQTNFIRKAKIEFERKTNTHRLYFSGETDSWADEFKKLIPQFRTDYFDLLIDEGKSIYRPGREVEQKNSGFFESPAITNTVYTDLSKGASTSQKQVFETLFLLQDSLKKYTWKLEPETRTIAGYECRKAITRICDSVVVVAFYSDEIVPSAGPESFNGLPGAILGLAVPRLYTTWFATKVEVLSDKDEKSILPPSKGKKADDKVMVATVDAAIKNWGDKYHDRSIWFITL; this comes from the coding sequence ATGAGAACAAGGATCCTCCTCATTCTATTTCTGGCTTTCTCCCTGGAGGGAATGGCACAGACCAATTTTATCCGCAAGGCCAAGATCGAGTTTGAACGAAAAACAAATACACATCGTTTGTATTTCTCAGGGGAAACCGATTCCTGGGCTGATGAGTTCAAGAAATTAATACCTCAATTCCGGACAGATTATTTTGATCTCCTGATCGATGAGGGCAAGTCCATCTATCGCCCCGGTCGTGAAGTGGAACAAAAGAATTCGGGATTCTTTGAAAGTCCTGCCATTACCAATACCGTTTACACCGATCTGTCCAAAGGAGCTTCCACCAGCCAGAAACAGGTATTTGAAACACTTTTTCTCCTTCAGGACTCCTTAAAAAAATACACCTGGAAACTGGAGCCTGAAACGAGGACCATTGCAGGCTATGAATGTCGTAAAGCGATCACCCGTATCTGTGATTCGGTGGTAGTGGTAGCTTTTTACTCAGATGAGATCGTTCCTTCTGCCGGACCTGAATCCTTTAATGGGTTACCGGGTGCCATCCTGGGTCTGGCTGTTCCCCGGCTGTACACCACCTGGTTTGCCACGAAAGTGGAAGTGTTATCCGATAAGGATGAGAAATCAATTCTTCCTCCCAGTAAGGGAAAGAAAGCCGATGATAAGGTCATGGTCGCGACGGTTGATGCGGCCATTAAAAACTGGGGCGATAAGTACCATGACCGGTCGATCTGGTTCATTACCTTATAG
- a CDS encoding cyclomaltodextrinase N-terminal domain-containing protein — protein sequence MKKLCFLFLLLLTGTLFSQTIYPSHWWAGMQNNKLQVLIKAEKEIPKNKLVFRSTSADVKVIKVHHFTNAKYLAVDLEISKTARPQKFRFEFFGITPGKTIINYELKARSTQNGKTRVMGVTSKDVSYLLMPDRFANGDPSNDAFPNLRDNGSDRNNKYARHGGDIKGVQDHLDYFNDLGITALWFTPVLENDMPKEHEGNNDMAGYHGYWFTDHYRIDPRFGTNEEYKALVNAAHAKGLKIIQDAIYNHVGLWHWMNKDAPEENWINRWPSFTGPNHREESMFDPYGSAFDKNNMAKGWFTPHLPDVNLDNPYVANYLIQNAIWLTEEFGFDGFRIDTYKYCEEPFVNKLNAALAKEFPKLTTFVEAWANTVVANAYFVQNKINTEFKHNAPGAIDFSLCFAMHAGMNQPFGWTEGVNRLYMTLSQDIVYKNPMNNCIFLDNHDMDRIYSVIGEDWNKMKWGLNWLLTMRGIPQLYYGTEILMKNFKNPTDAEVRYDFPGGWANDPKNKFTSAGRTDMENTSFNYVSKLLHFRKNSSAITSGKTMQYVVRNATYVYFRYDEKQTVMVLTNTGNSAYTPDWSIYQERVKGFTKMRNIQTGEILNLEGYSIPAKEGVVFELLK from the coding sequence ATGAAAAAATTATGTTTTCTTTTCCTGTTGCTGTTAACTGGCACTTTGTTTTCCCAAACCATTTATCCTTCGCATTGGTGGGCAGGGATGCAAAACAATAAACTGCAGGTGCTTATAAAAGCAGAAAAAGAAATCCCGAAGAATAAACTTGTATTTCGATCCACTTCGGCGGATGTAAAAGTTATAAAGGTTCACCATTTCACAAACGCAAAGTACCTCGCCGTTGACCTGGAAATTTCAAAAACCGCCAGGCCGCAGAAATTCCGATTTGAATTCTTTGGCATTACCCCGGGGAAAACTATAATCAATTATGAATTGAAAGCACGGAGTACCCAAAATGGAAAGACAAGGGTTATGGGAGTCACATCCAAAGATGTTTCCTATTTGCTCATGCCCGACCGCTTTGCCAATGGCGATCCGTCCAACGATGCGTTTCCAAACCTGAGAGACAATGGCAGTGACAGGAACAATAAATACGCACGTCACGGCGGAGATATCAAAGGGGTTCAGGACCATCTGGATTATTTTAACGATCTCGGGATCACCGCTCTTTGGTTCACCCCGGTACTGGAAAATGATATGCCTAAAGAACATGAAGGCAATAATGATATGGCCGGATACCATGGCTATTGGTTCACCGACCACTACAGGATCGATCCACGTTTTGGCACCAATGAAGAATACAAGGCCCTGGTAAACGCTGCACATGCGAAAGGGCTGAAGATCATACAGGATGCGATCTACAACCACGTAGGACTTTGGCATTGGATGAATAAAGACGCTCCGGAAGAAAATTGGATCAATCGCTGGCCAAGTTTTACAGGCCCTAATCACCGCGAAGAATCCATGTTTGATCCTTATGGCTCTGCATTTGACAAAAATAATATGGCGAAAGGCTGGTTTACCCCTCATTTACCCGATGTGAACCTGGACAATCCCTATGTAGCCAATTACCTGATCCAAAATGCCATTTGGCTGACCGAAGAATTCGGGTTTGACGGATTCCGGATCGATACCTACAAGTATTGTGAAGAACCTTTTGTCAATAAACTGAATGCGGCCCTTGCCAAAGAATTTCCCAAACTGACCACCTTTGTGGAAGCCTGGGCCAATACCGTAGTTGCCAATGCCTACTTCGTCCAAAATAAGATCAATACTGAATTCAAACACAATGCCCCTGGCGCCATCGACTTCTCTCTTTGTTTTGCCATGCATGCAGGCATGAACCAGCCCTTTGGCTGGACGGAAGGCGTAAACAGGCTCTATATGACCCTGTCGCAGGATATCGTGTATAAAAACCCCATGAACAATTGCATCTTTCTCGATAACCATGACATGGACAGGATATATTCCGTAATAGGGGAGGATTGGAATAAAATGAAATGGGGGCTCAACTGGTTACTCACTATGCGTGGAATCCCGCAATTGTATTATGGCACGGAGATCCTGATGAAGAATTTTAAGAACCCGACCGATGCGGAAGTGCGATATGATTTCCCGGGTGGTTGGGCCAATGATCCAAAAAATAAGTTTACCAGCGCAGGTAGGACAGATATGGAGAATACCTCTTTCAATTATGTGAGCAAACTTCTTCATTTCCGAAAAAATTCCTCGGCTATCACCTCCGGAAAGACCATGCAATATGTGGTCCGGAATGCCACCTATGTTTACTTCAGATATGACGAGAAACAAACCGTAATGGTGCTTACCAATACAGGCAATAGTGCCTACACACCTGATTGGAGTATCTATCAGGAGCGCGTGAAAGGTTTTACCAAAATGAGAAATATTCAAACAGGCGAGATACTTAACCTGGAAGGGTATTCCATTCCGGCGAAAGAAGGTGTCGTATTTGAATTACTTAAATAA
- a CDS encoding MFS transporter: MSLLPSVKPRLSLGQIINMSVGFFGIQFAFGLQNANVSRIFQTLGAKIEEIPILWIAAPLTGLIIQPIIGHFSDKTWLGKWGRRRPFFMAGAICASLALFIFPNVSALWMAAVMLWLLDASINVSMEPFRAFVGDMLPDSQRTTGFAMQSFFIGIGAVVSSILPYVLTAFGVQNEAAAGMIPDSVKISFIIGAVVFLAAIAYTVFTTREYSPEEMKAFGDIKEEDNHVQIKTPADRFLQKGIIWSFIGALLTGGLYFYNSRPSENLEKELYVLTGGILVFGILQIVASFFARAKKENGFVEVMDDLNFLPPTMQKLAVVQFFSWFALFSMWIYSSPALAQHLYNTTDTTSADYNKISNWVGVLFACYNGFAALFAFLLPVMAKKFSRPVTHLIALVGGGLGLISYYFFKDEQLLIISMAGIGLAWCSILAMPYSMLTKALPAKKMGVYMGIFNFFIVIPQILAATLLGFLTRHLFDGNAIMTIVVGGCSMILGGLLTLRIKDK; this comes from the coding sequence ATGTCGCTTCTTCCTTCCGTCAAACCCAGGCTAAGTCTTGGGCAAATCATCAACATGAGTGTGGGGTTCTTTGGGATCCAGTTTGCCTTTGGTTTACAAAATGCCAATGTCAGCCGGATCTTTCAGACTCTGGGAGCCAAGATCGAGGAGATCCCCATTTTGTGGATCGCGGCACCGTTGACGGGATTGATCATTCAACCGATCATTGGCCATTTTAGTGATAAAACCTGGTTAGGCAAATGGGGTAGGAGACGCCCCTTCTTTATGGCCGGCGCCATTTGTGCATCCCTTGCCCTTTTTATTTTCCCCAATGTAAGTGCACTTTGGATGGCTGCGGTGATGTTGTGGTTATTGGATGCGTCCATTAATGTATCCATGGAACCCTTTCGGGCCTTTGTGGGAGATATGCTTCCTGATTCACAACGGACCACTGGTTTTGCCATGCAAAGTTTCTTCATTGGGATTGGTGCCGTGGTTTCCTCTATTTTGCCTTACGTCTTAACGGCCTTTGGCGTGCAGAACGAAGCCGCTGCCGGAATGATCCCGGATTCAGTAAAGATCTCATTTATCATTGGAGCCGTTGTATTTCTTGCAGCGATCGCCTATACTGTATTTACCACCCGCGAGTACTCGCCGGAGGAAATGAAGGCCTTTGGAGATATTAAAGAGGAAGACAACCATGTTCAGATCAAAACACCGGCTGATCGTTTTCTGCAGAAAGGAATCATTTGGAGTTTTATCGGAGCCTTGCTTACAGGTGGTTTATATTTCTATAATTCCCGCCCCTCCGAAAACCTGGAAAAAGAACTCTATGTACTGACCGGAGGTATTCTGGTCTTTGGAATTTTACAAATTGTCGCTTCCTTCTTTGCCAGAGCGAAAAAAGAAAATGGTTTTGTCGAAGTGATGGATGACCTGAACTTTCTTCCGCCCACTATGCAAAAACTGGCTGTTGTTCAGTTCTTTTCGTGGTTTGCGCTCTTTTCCATGTGGATCTATTCCTCTCCGGCATTGGCGCAGCATCTCTATAATACCACGGATACAACATCGGCGGATTACAATAAGATCAGTAATTGGGTGGGTGTACTTTTTGCCTGCTATAATGGATTTGCTGCCCTGTTCGCTTTTCTCCTTCCTGTGATGGCGAAGAAGTTTTCGCGTCCTGTAACACACCTTATTGCCCTGGTGGGCGGAGGACTAGGGTTGATTTCCTATTATTTCTTCAAGGATGAGCAATTGCTGATCATCAGTATGGCCGGTATTGGCCTCGCCTGGTGCAGTATTCTTGCCATGCCTTATTCTATGTTGACAAAAGCCCTTCCTGCTAAAAAGATGGGCGTCTACATGGGCATATTCAACTTCTTTATCGTCATACCCCAGATTCTTGCTGCCACCTTACTTGGATTTTTGACAAGGCACCTCTTTGACGGAAATGCCATCATGACCATTGTGGTGGGTGGATGTTCCATGATCCTGGGTGGACTGCTTACGCTTCGTATCAAAGACAAATAG
- a CDS encoding glucose-1-phosphate adenylyltransferase, which yields MAIRTITHSTEILSVILGGGAGSRLYPLTASRSKPAVPIAGKYRLVDIPISNCLNNGIGRMFVLTQFNSASLNRHIKNTYHFSPFSRAFVDILAAEQTPDNPTWYQGTADAVRQGLRHIAPFESDYVLILSGDQLYQMDFAEMLENHKALGADISIATIPVADREAPEFGILKSKDGLITSFVEKPKKEVLADWVSDTGAEMKKTGRVYLASMGIYIFNRKLLFDLLQTEYKDATDFGKEIIPQSIEKYKVASYQYEGYWTDIGNIYSFFEANLDLTKDLPLFNLFDSDQTIYTRARMLPPAKVSGTTLEKTVVSEGCIINASRVESSVVGIRSRIGNGSTVVNSYLMGNDYYETLEDMQSDRSHGVPLLGIGNRCYIKNAILDKNCRIGDDVRINGGPHLENTDQPLYTVKDGIVVIKKAAVIPNGFVI from the coding sequence ATGGCTATCAGAACGATCACACACTCCACAGAAATATTATCCGTCATTTTAGGGGGAGGGGCAGGCAGCCGCCTTTACCCACTTACCGCCAGCCGTTCCAAACCCGCCGTACCGATTGCGGGCAAATACCGGTTAGTGGATATTCCTATTTCGAATTGCCTGAATAATGGGATCGGACGTATGTTCGTCCTTACTCAGTTCAACTCGGCCTCCCTCAACCGGCATATCAAGAATACCTACCATTTCAGCCCCTTTAGCCGGGCCTTTGTAGATATCCTCGCCGCCGAACAAACACCGGATAACCCTACCTGGTACCAGGGTACCGCCGATGCGGTAAGACAAGGATTGCGTCATATCGCACCGTTTGAAAGCGATTATGTTCTTATCCTTTCGGGTGACCAACTCTATCAGATGGATTTCGCAGAAATGCTGGAGAACCATAAAGCCCTGGGAGCCGATATCTCCATTGCCACCATTCCGGTGGCCGACCGGGAAGCACCAGAATTCGGTATCCTGAAATCAAAGGACGGACTCATCACCTCCTTTGTAGAGAAACCCAAAAAAGAGGTCCTCGCAGATTGGGTCAGCGACACCGGCGCAGAAATGAAAAAAACCGGCAGGGTCTATCTCGCCTCCATGGGTATTTACATTTTCAACCGAAAATTATTATTCGACCTGTTGCAGACCGAATACAAAGACGCCACCGATTTTGGTAAAGAGATCATTCCCCAATCAATCGAGAAATACAAGGTAGCCAGCTATCAGTATGAAGGTTATTGGACGGATATCGGAAATATCTATTCATTTTTTGAAGCCAATCTCGATCTGACAAAAGACCTGCCGCTGTTCAATCTGTTTGACTCCGACCAAACCATCTATACCCGCGCGCGCATGCTGCCTCCAGCTAAAGTTAGCGGTACCACACTCGAAAAAACAGTTGTTTCCGAAGGCTGTATCATCAATGCCTCCCGGGTGGAAAGCTCCGTAGTCGGCATCCGCTCCCGCATTGGTAACGGGTCAACCGTAGTCAATTCCTACCTGATGGGGAATGATTATTATGAAACACTCGAAGACATGCAGAGTGACCGTTCCCATGGGGTCCCCCTGCTGGGTATCGGTAACCGATGCTATATCAAAAATGCAATCCTGGATAAGAATTGCCGCATAGGCGATGATGTCCGGATCAATGGAGGGCCACACCTGGAAAATACTGACCAACCGCTTTACACAGTTAAAGATGGGATCGTGGTGATTAAAAAAGCGGCGGTTATCCCAAATGGTTTCGTTATCTAG
- a CDS encoding glycogen synthase, with protein sequence MEIIHVSAECYPVAKAGGLGDVVGALPKYQTKAGHVAKVVMPMYRTPFLYKNDWDLVHEGGQALGGQHFHYSVIKERTNKLGFDLYLIDINGLLDREKIYGYDDDTERFMSFQIAFCDWLSRWEHKPDIIHCHDHHTGMIPFMLKYCYGFNRLADIPTVFTVHNAQYQGWMGWDKSHYIPPWDNWKAGLIEWNNTINPLAAAVKNAWKVTTVSNSYLDELKYMSNGLENLFEYEKGKSVGILNGIDNDVWDPTRDSLIATNYDPEEVNKGKKKNKLELCGQFGLDVDKPLFVFIGRLVGEKAADLLPDAITSSIYQHHGNANFLVLGSGEPQVEQNLEHIKSQFKGYVNTYIGYSEPLSHLMYAGADFLLMPSRVEPCGLNQMYALRYGTVPLVRSTGGLKDTVTDFGDYQGFGIRFNNADVGDITYSVGRAIDLYSHKKELYNWMRHHMMNLDHSWDSSANTYLSLYESLK encoded by the coding sequence ATGGAAATCATTCACGTTTCTGCCGAATGTTACCCGGTCGCCAAAGCCGGGGGACTGGGTGATGTGGTGGGAGCCCTTCCCAAATACCAGACAAAAGCCGGTCATGTTGCAAAAGTGGTCATGCCCATGTACCGCACACCTTTTCTTTATAAAAATGACTGGGATCTCGTTCATGAAGGCGGACAGGCACTCGGTGGTCAGCATTTTCATTATAGTGTCATAAAAGAACGAACCAATAAACTCGGATTCGACCTTTATCTTATTGATATCAATGGCCTGCTTGACCGGGAAAAGATCTATGGTTATGATGATGACACCGAGCGATTCATGTCGTTTCAGATCGCCTTCTGTGACTGGCTCTCCCGATGGGAACATAAACCGGATATCATCCATTGCCACGATCACCATACCGGCATGATCCCTTTCATGCTGAAATATTGTTATGGCTTCAACCGCCTGGCCGATATTCCTACCGTTTTCACTGTACATAATGCCCAGTATCAGGGCTGGATGGGATGGGACAAAAGCCACTATATTCCGCCATGGGACAATTGGAAGGCCGGACTTATTGAATGGAACAATACGATCAATCCCCTTGCCGCTGCAGTAAAGAATGCCTGGAAGGTCACTACGGTTAGCAATAGTTACCTCGATGAATTGAAATACATGTCGAACGGGTTGGAAAACCTTTTTGAATATGAAAAAGGGAAAAGCGTGGGTATCCTCAATGGGATCGACAATGATGTGTGGGATCCAACCCGGGATAGCCTGATCGCGACCAACTATGATCCCGAAGAAGTGAATAAGGGCAAGAAAAAAAATAAACTCGAACTCTGTGGCCAGTTTGGTCTGGATGTAGATAAACCGCTATTTGTTTTCATTGGCCGATTGGTTGGAGAGAAGGCGGCCGATCTTTTGCCCGATGCCATCACCAGTTCCATTTACCAGCATCATGGCAATGCCAACTTTCTGGTGCTGGGCTCGGGTGAACCACAGGTAGAGCAAAACCTCGAACATATAAAAAGCCAGTTCAAAGGGTATGTAAATACCTATATCGGATACAGTGAGCCACTCAGCCATCTGATGTATGCCGGTGCCGATTTCCTGCTCATGCCAAGCAGGGTAGAGCCTTGTGGATTGAACCAGATGTATGCCCTTCGGTATGGAACAGTTCCGCTGGTAAGAAGTACCGGGGGTTTAAAAGATACGGTGACCGATTTTGGTGACTACCAGGGTTTCGGAATCCGGTTCAATAATGCCGATGTCGGCGATATCACCTATTCTGTCGGCCGGGCCATAGATCTGTATTCACACAAAAAAGAATTGTACAACTGGATGCGCCACCACATGATGAACCTGGATCATTCCTGGGATTCTTCCGCCAACACTTATTTATCGCTATATGAGTCACTCAAATAA